From the Papaver somniferum cultivar HN1 chromosome 2, ASM357369v1, whole genome shotgun sequence genome, the window TTACTCTTAAGTCATCAAAAGCCATTGGCATTCATTTCAGATAGGCAAAAAGGGCTGCTTGAAGTTGTTCCTACTGTGTTCCCAAACTCACATCATAGATTTTATTGGAGGTGAGAAATTCTTCAATTTTTTATTTGCTTTCAGCATAAATTTTCATATCCGTTGCTAGATACTTATAAGTTTTTGTTGTTTCAGACGCTTGTATAACAATTTAAAGAAGCCCTTTAATGGAAAGAAATTGTATAGCTTACTGTGGAATGCATCCAAATGCTACAAGAAGAAACATTTCTATGTAAAATctcatattatttttatttttgttaatatGAGAATATGTTTATACTTTGTAGGTATTATTATGTGCGAATATGTTTATAGTTTGTGTATGTTGTATGCAGAAACATATGGAAGATATGAAGAAGGAAAATCATGCTGATGTGGTGTACCTTGAAGAGGCTGGTGTTGATTCATGGtctagatcctttttggatgatacTAGTAAGTGTGAGCACCTAAATAACAACTTTAGTGAGTCATTTAATTCCATGGTGAAAAATCTTAGGGACAAACCAATATGTATACTAGGAATTCTTTATAATAGTTTGGTTATGAGTTTGTTTCGCAAAAGGAGAAAGGAAAGTGCAAAATGGGATCCTACTGGATTGGTTCCTACTGCTATGAAACTAATTGGAAAGATGTGTAAGTTGCTTGGTGCATTTAAAGTTGACCCATACGTTAGTGGTAAGTTGTATGAAGTTACAAATGAAGGTAGCAAGGAAGTTTTTGTTGTCAAATTGGATGAAAATCAATGCAGTTGTCTACAATGGCAACTCAGAGGGTTTGTTTGTCAGCATGATGTGTGTTGTTTAAAGTCATTCAGACCTGATTGGACAAAGTAAGTACATAACAACTGCATTGTTATTTCAAAACCATTACTCTTATGTATGTATCTCATATTACAACTGCATTGTTGTTTCTCAAATTTTGCAGGTACTGCTCTCATTATTATATAGTTGCTGCATACAAGACCGCATATGCTCTTGTTGGGTTTCTATTTCCTGCTCAAGAAGATTGGCCTGAGGTATTTGGAAGAACATGAAAacattgatgtttttgattgtgtttCACATCTTATTCTAGTTATATGCTACTTCTCAACTATCTCTTTAGTTTCTTACTCATTATCATTATGTGTATTATTATTTAGTTGGAAGAACATGATAATATTGAACTAAAATCTTCTATCAAGATCAGGAAATCAGGAAGACCTGGATTTAAGAGGAAGATAGCATGGGATGAGCCTAAAACACCTACAAAGTTCTATTCATGATCAAGATGTAAATCAACTAGTCATAACAAAAGTACATGTCAAGGTGGTAATGTtggcaaaaaaaaacctaaagctAAAAGGCAAAGAGCTCAAGTAAATGGTGCTACCTTTACATCATTTGACAGACCTACTGCATCTACTTCTAAggc encodes:
- the LOC113351168 gene encoding uncharacterized protein LOC113351168, which translates into the protein MKERIVEDKMMNRSVDPQLVAEVIKENLKNSSVNIIPRPRQIQEDFKASHLIDITYHIAWKARNLVMEAKYGGYKESYKLVPQFCKIVCDSNKDSVATLSYCNTDMAFESMPISFSRAMKGWKEECRSTIGLDSWHLNGKRGGMLMAATGLDGQNGLVTLGIGVFPAETIENWTMFLNDLKPLLLSHQKPLAFISDRQKGLLEVVPTVFPNSHHRFYWRRLYNNLKKPFNGKKLYSLLWNASKCYKKKHFYKHMEDMKKENHADVVYLEEAGVDSWSRSFLDDTSKCEHLNNNFSESFNSMVKNLRDKPICILGILYNSLVMSLFRKRRKESAKWDPTGLVPTAMKLIGKMCKLLGAFKVDPYVSGKLYEVTNEGSKEVFVVKLDENQCSCLQWQLRGFVCQHDVCCLKSFRPDWTKYCSHYYIVAAYKTAYALVGFLFPAQEDWPELEEHDNIELKSSIKIRKSGRPGFKRKIAWDEPKTPTKPTASTSKAKKKKSSQPSSVGKTAVASSSKAKNSQPSKAPSKACTTSKKQKMSQTKK